A segment of the Prochlorococcus sp. RS04 genome:
GTAGGAACTACAGGTCTAAGCCCTTCGCAAATACAAGATTTGTCTGTTTTTGCTCAGAAAGCATCGGTTGGTTGTGCAATAATTCCTAATTTTTCAGTAGGTATGGTTCTTCTTCAGCAAGCGGCATCTGTAGCTGCAAAGTTTTACGACAATATTGAATTAATTGAGATGCATCATAATCAAAAAGCTGATTCTCCTAGTGGGACGTGTATAAAAACTGCAGAAATGATTGAAGAATATCCAAAGAAATTTAATCAGAATTTAGTAAAAGAGTCTGAGTCATTGAAAGGTGTACGAGGCGGGCTCAGAGATTCAGGAATTAATATACATTCTGTACGATTACCAGGCTTACTCGCTCATCAGTTAGTAATTATGGGATCTCCAGGTGAAACATACACAATTAAACATGACACTATTGATAGGAAGGCATATATGCCAGGAGTTTTACAGGCTATTAAAAAAATTGGTAATTATGAAACTTTAGTTTACGGACTTGAAAAATTGATTTTTTAAAATGATAATTCCAATTAATTCAAGTCAAATTTCAAAACTTATTCCTGCAGTTGGTACAGGAAGTCAATTTAAGTACGCTTTGGGGAATCCTAGAAAAATTCTTCAAAGAATAATAGTTTCTTCAATTGGTGGATTTATCTCATTAATTATTAGTTCGACTGGAGATCAAACTAATAATTTCTGGTTATTCCTATGTGTAGGTTTCTTTTTGTATATCATCTGGGGCCCTATTCTTGAATCAAGTAGAAAAAACTTGCAATTAAGAAAATATAAATTTTTTTCTATATTTGATGGATATGTATCAGATATTTATAAAACAGAAAAGCTTGAGAGTTCAAGAGAACAATCTAATAGGCAAGGTCGATTAGAAGTTATCGAAAACAAAAGGACTTGGTTAGTACTTGAATTAGAAGATGAAGATGGTTATTTAGAAAAATTAAGTTTTCCTATGGAAAATAAGCACAGTCAAATTAGGGTTGGTTCGAATATTAGATGTTTAATAACATCTGATAACCGCAATTTTGACAGAGATTTTTATTTGACCGATGCTTGGCTTCCTGAAATTAACTTATGGGTTGGTGAGTACCCCTATTTATTAAGACCAGCATTTGAGGAAATTTGCTATATTTATCTGAATAGATAGTTGATGCTTATATAATACGATGAAAAATAAATTGAATTTTAAAATTGTTGGATCAGGGCCCACAGGTTTATTACTTTCAATTGCACTTTCAAAATTTGAATGCAATATTTTTTTAACTGATTTATTAACAAAAGATAGATTAATTGATAAAGATAAAACTTATGCAATTACTCACTCAACAAGAAAAATCTTATCTAAATTCAGACTTTGGGAAAAATTAGAACCATTTTTATTTGGCTTTGACACCCTTTCAATTTCAGATAGCGTAACTTCTGCTTTCACCAATTTATCAACTTCTGACTTAGATGATGATATAAGTTCTGCCGAAAATATTGGCTGGGTAGTTAAACATTCGGATCTCATGAACGTATTTTTTCAAGAGATTGACAATTATGAAAATATTTTTTTTATAACACCACAGAGATTGTTACGTAAAAAAATATTATTTGACTATCAATTCTTTTCAACAGGAGCAAACTCACTTGATAAAAAATTCATAGATTTTGTTGATATAAAAAAATCCTATAGTCAGTCTTGTTTAACTTTTAAAGTTTCTCTTAGAGGTCATTGTGAAAAACGAGCTTATGAAATTTTTAGAAAAGAAGGCCCACTTGCATTATTACCTTTAGAAAAAAAATTATATCAAGTAATATGGACTTCCAGTACATCAAAGGCAATTGAAAGGTTGAATTCTGACAAGAATTTTTTAATGGATAATTTATCAACAATCTTGCCTAATGAATTTAAGTTGGATCAAATAATTGGCGAATTTAATATTTTTCCTGTTTCATTATCCTTAAATTTACCAGTTTTAAATTTTAAAAAATTAGTTTTTGTAGGAGATGCATTTCATACATTTCATCCTGTTGGTGGTCAGGGTCTAAATACTTGCTGGAGAGATGTTAATACTATTTATGATCTTTTTAATAAAAATACTGCTATTACTAAATTGCAATTGAGATTATTTAAATTTAAGTATTTTTCAAGCAGAATTTTAGATATTATTGTCACTATTTTTATAACTGACTCGTTGATATCACTTTTTGCTAATCGAAACGTTTTTTTATTTCCAATAAGGAAATTTTCATTTTTACTTTTAAATAAATTTTTTTTTACAAGAAAATTAGTCCTTAATCAAATGACTAAATCTCTCTTTTACTCAAGTATTAAATAGAATTCATGAATAATTATTTATCTAGAGAAATGATAATTTATTTATTTAATGTATTAGGTTTAGATGAATCTACTATTGAACTTGGTATAAAATTATCTATAAAAAATAACACTCCATTACCAATATTATTATGGAGTTATGGAATGCTAACTATTGAAGAACTAGATAAGTTATATTCATTTTTATTTCAAAAAATGGATTAATAATTCTGTTATAATTCTTTTATATTTAATCGAGAACAATTACAGCTTTAACTAAGGGAAATCAGGTATCAAGACAATCTATAGAGAAGCTTGATTTATTATTAATAATCCTAGAAACTATTGATTTAAATGGTATTCAATCCCTTTACGCTTTATCAGATAGACTTGATTTAAATGATGTTCTACCAAATAAAATTACTATTTGGAAATTAAGGAATAATAATCCATTGAGAAAATCCTATGTCAACAACAATATTAAAGTAAACGAATTCGATGCCTTAATTAAAATCACCGTTGAAATGTCTAAATATTTATATCCTTATATCAGAGAGATACTGAAATCTAAAGAAGATATTAAAGAGAATTCAATTATTTGGAATGATTTTAATAAGAGATTTATTGAGTTGATTAAAGAGAGATTTAATGTAGATAGTATGAGAGTGAAAAAGCTTTTAAATCAAGCTGAAAATGGTGAGATTATAATAAAATCTTTGCTTATTTTATCTTTTTGTATTTCAAATCAGGGTTATCAAAAGTTGAAGAATTTTTTATACGATTTTTAATATGATGCAAAATAAATTGTCATTTCATCAATCTTCAGTAAGTCTCGAAATAATCGGATTGCCAGATTATTCCAATAATGAAAATAAAGATCAAATATCTATAATTTCTCAATGGAAATTAACTATAGTTGATAAACCACTTATTGAAGGCAAAATTGAACATTTATGGCCTATTATGGATGCTTTTTATATTTATTCAAATCTTTTAATCAAAAACGAAATTCCAATATATGAGTCAAAATTAATCGATATAAAAGCCGATAATATCCACATACATAATATTGTTCTCAAGAGTTCTAAAGCAAATGTAAAGCCTTTAGTTCTAAAGATTGGTAATTCATTGCTTTCAGATACCATAAATTGTTTTGATCAGTTAAATGAATCGCCAAAAGTAAGAATAAAAAAAACAGATACACTTACTAAAATTCCAAAAAAATTAAAATTTGGGTTAAATAAAAAAGTCAAATTTTTCAATTTCTTTATTCCACCATTTTTTGCAATTTGCTCTTTAATTCTATTCTCCTCTTCTTTTATTTATTTTTATAGTCCTTTTGAAAATATAGAAAAAAAAGAACTAACAAATCCTAAATAAAGAGCAATTAGCATCTTAAATACAAACACGATACTATAGGTTAATTTATTCTCAGAGTTATTTAAATTTTTCTTTGAGCTTTGATTTATGGCAGATTTAAACATCCCAAATTTGAATATTAAACCTGATAAATATATTTTTAAAAAAAAATTAAATTTAAGAAGAAAATCTAAAAGAAGACTATTTACTGAATCTTTCTTTTTATTTATTTTGAGTCTTTTATTAGTTTATATAAATTATTTAATTCCTAATAAAAATTTGCTGTTACAAAATTTACCTTCGACATTTAATAAATCTTTTTTATTATTGATTGATCTCTTTTCATATCTCTATGAGATATTTTTGGTGATTTTTATTTTTGTATCTTCTTTTACTGCTCTTATTTTAATGATAGGTTCAATTAATAGATTATTTAAAGTCTCAAAGAGAAAGTCAAAACAAATTGTTTATAAATAATTTCAAATAGGCTGCATTAGGCCTCCACTTCCTGAATCTGAATCATCATCATCATTTTCTGTTTCTTCTCCAAATAATGCAAATATGCCTAATACAATTGATGAAAGAATAATTGATAAGGGTAAAATCGAAGTTTGGATTCCGACGTCTATATATTCACCCATAAAATAAATAAATTTTTATAAACCTAACCGAAATCAAACTGATTCGCGGATTTTAAATAATTATTTAATAATTTAATCCGTTTTAATAAGTTCTTTATCGAAATTCTTTATTTCTCTTTCAAAAGAATCGAACCACAACATTAGTTGATCAATTTGATTTTGAATTTCAGTTGCACCTAAGCCCCTTATAGTAATGATTGAAAATTGATCGCCTTCAATAAAATTAAATTTATTTTGAACACTACTTGCCAAAGAATTTTTAAGAATTTTGAAAGTAGAATTTTTTAATTTTGTCTCTATCAAGATGTTTGGCTTTTTGAGCTTTATCTTATTAAAACCACATTTTTTAGCTAGTAACTTTAGTCTCATTATCATAATTAAGGACTCAACAGGTTTGGGTAAGTTTCCATATCTATTAACCCAGTCTGTAGCTAATTCAGTTAATTCATCATTATTTGAACATTCAGTAACAGATTTGTAAGCTTCAAGCTTCTCTTCTCTGTTTAATATCCATGTTGCAGGTATAAATGCATTTATTGGTAGATCAATTTGAGTGTCGTTAACTTCAGGTATTTCTTGCCCGCTGATTTCTGAAATAGCCTCATGGAGCATTTCTATATATAAATCATATCCAATAGCATTAACCTTTCCACTTTGTTCTTCTCCTAGTAAACTACCAACACCTCTTATTTCCATATCTTTCATTGCAAGTTGGTATCCACTACCTAGTTCTGAAAAGTCTTTTATCGCTTTCAATCTTTGTTTTGCAGCGTCTTTAATTTTATTTATATTTGGATAAAATAACCAAGCATATGCTTGTACACCGCTTCTACCAACTCTTCCTCTAAGTTGATAAAGTTGTGAAAGGCCAAATTTGTGAGAATCTTCAATAATGATTGTATTTACTTTAGGGATGTCTAATCCACTTTCAATTATCGTTGTGCATATCATTAGATCTACTTCTCCATTATTAAAAGCAATCATTGCATTTTCAAGCTCTGTTTCGTTCATTTGCCCATGAGCAATAATAAATTTTAAGCTGGGAAACATATTTTTTAATTTGTTTACAGCTTGATCTATATCAGAAATTCTTGGAAGAACATAAAAAATTTGACCTCCCCTATCAAGTTCTTGATTAATTGCAGTTCTTATAACATCCATATCTATTTCAGATAAATACGTTTTTATTGATCTTCTTGATGGTGGAGGAGTGTTTAATAAGCTCATTTGTCTTAGTCCAGATAAGCTCATATAAAGAGTTCTTGGAATTGGAGTTGCCGAGAGAGTTAAAACGTCTATGTTGGTTTTGATTTTTTTTATTTTCTCCTTTTGCCTTACTCCAAATCTTTGTTCTTCATCAATAACTAGTAGTCCTAAGTTTTTAATTTCTATTTCTTTTCCTAAAATTTGGTGCGTTGCTACAACTAAATCAATTTTGTTATTTTTCAAACCTGCATAGATTTCCTTTCTTTCATTAACAGTTTTGAATCTATTGAGTAATGATACTTTTATTGGGTAAGGTGAAAATCTATTACTTATTGTTCTCCAATGTTGCTGAGCTAGGATTGTTGTAGGTGCTAGTAGTATTACTTGTTTGCCTGATGTAATAGCCTTAAAAATAGCCCGAACAGCTACTTCTGTTTTACCAAATCCTACATCTCCACAAACTAGCCTATCCATTGGCTTATCGCTTTCCATATCAGATTTTATTTCTTCTACAGCAGTAATTTGGTCAGGTGTTGGTTGATAAGGGAATGATTCCTCTAATTCATCTTGCCAAGGACCATCTTCTGGGAAAATGTAACCCTTTAATTTTTCTCTCTTTGCATAAAGTTTTAAAATATCGACAGCAACTTTTTTGATTTGTTTTTTATTTTTTTCTTTTATTTTTTCCCATTCTGTCCCTCCTAATTTATTTATTTTCGGCTTTATTTTTCCGCTTGATCTATATCTGTTAACACTACCAAGTTGATCAGCGGCAATACTTATCTTTCCATCTTGATACTGAATGACTAAATAATCTCTTGACTCTCCCGTTATATTTATTTTTTCTATTTTTATAAATTTTCCTATTCCATGATTTTTATGAACTATAAAATCACCGGGACTAATTTTATTTACATTTATATTTGAATTGACACTTCTTTTTTTTCTTCTTATGAATACATTATTAAAAAGAAATTGTTGTGAAAATAATTCTCTATCTGTTATCAGGACAACTTTCCATATCGGAAGATAAAACCCCTCGATTTCGTAATTGTTCTTATTTTTTAAAATTAGAGGCGTTGAATTATTAATTGACTTATATGCTTCATCAATATCATTAGGATTGTTTAAGAAGTTTACATTACATTCGTGCTCAAAAAGTAAAGTGCTTGTTCTCAATGGTTGTGCTGATAATATCCATACTTTTTCATTATTTTTTATATTTTTATTTATATCATTGGATAATTTCCCTACATTTTTTGAGTATGAATTTAATCTTTTATCGTTTAACAAAAATCTATTATCAATATTGTTTTTAGATTCAAATTCATAAAATTTTATTAAATTAAAATTTCCTAGTGAATTTAATATTTTGTCAAACATTAAATGCAAATTAGGTTTGGCCTCTAAATTAATGTCATTATTTTTAAGGTTTTCATTTAATTCATACGTACAATTATCAAAATTACTTTCTGAATCTAGATACCAATTATTTGCAAATTTTTTACAATCTTCTAATTCATCAATTACAAGTATTGTTTCCCTATTTATATAATCTATTATGTTTGAGGGTTCCTCTTCAATTATTCCTAAATAACGATCAAGATTATTTTTATTTATATCTTCTGAATTAAAAAGATTGTTCTTAGATAAATTATTTAACTTATCTTTTATTAGCAAATCAAATCCAGCCTGTATTATTTCAATATTATTTATACTTTCTAATGTTTTCTGTGTATTGGGATCATATTCTCTTATTTTCTCAATTACATTATCAAAAAATTCTAATCTTATTGGAAACTCATTATTGACAGGATAAATATCTATTATTTCTCCTCTCCTACTCCAAAATCCTTCAGTGGAAGTTACATTATCCTTCGTATAGCCCAGCAAAGTAAGTTTATTTGCTAATTCTTGAATCTCGATTTGAATCCCTTTTTGCAAATCTAACTTGTTTTCAATTAATAGGTTTTTATTTATTAGATGAGGTTGTAGTGATCTCTCAGTTGATATAACAATATTTAGTTCATTTTTCTCTTTTTTTATTAATTTGGATAAAACAGTAAGCTGACTAAATTCAATCTCTTTGGATTTATTAATTGATGAGTATGGTAGATGTTCTGTTGGAGGATAATATAAAACTGCTTTGTCATTTATACTTTCAAAATAACCAATCCATTTGTAGGCAATTTCTACATTAGGACAAATTAATAATATATTTCTCCCCTCTTTTTTTGCGATACTTTCTAATATTATTGATTTTGCATATCTACTTGAACCAACAATATTTAATTCATTATTTTTTGAAATTCTTTTTATTAATTCAGAAGTAATTTGTGAGTTCGAAATATAATCAACTAAAGTATTTAAACTCATTTATAACTATCAATCTTGATTACAAATAACCGATACATTATATTAGATTTTATACTGATTGTGGATAATATTTGATGGATTCAGCCGCAATAAATTCTTTTATACCCACACTAGATCAGGTAGACAGTTGGTACGAAATCTTTACACTTTTACCAATATTAATTGCTCTAGAATTATTATTATCGGCAGATAATGCTGTAGCACTAGCTTCTCTTACTAAATCCCTCGATAGTTCAGAATTAAGGTCAAGAGCCTTAAATATTGGTATAACAATATCTTTATTATTTAGAATTATTCTAATCATATTATCTAATATTCTCCTAAAATTTATTCTCATTAGAGTTTTTGCTGGTTTTTATTTAATTTATTTATTCTTCTCTAATGTTTTTTTAAATTCAGATATAGAAAACGCTGAAAATGGGACAGATAATAATAAAAATAATTTTAGGTTCTTAAGGGTTGTAGCTCTTCTTTCAATTACTGATTTTGCTTTTTCCATAGATAGTATCACTACCGCAGTAGCTATCAGTGATCAATACATATTAATTATATTTGGAGCAGTGATTGGAGTATTAGCCTTAAGATTTACATCGGGGATTTTTCTGAAACTTCTTGATATATTTTCTAGATTAGAAACAGCCGGTTACGTAGCGATTTTAATAGTTGGGATTAAACTTTTACTAAATACGTTAATTAAAGAATCTATTCTTCCAGACTATTATTTTTATTTTTTGATTCTTTTTGCTTTCATTTGGGGATTCTCTAAAAAAGAATCTAAAACTTAATCTGAGAGATATTCACCTACTGATGGCTTTAGCTGTTGTATCAATTGCTTTTTGCTAGATATGTTTTTGCCTTCAAGTTTTGCTTCTAACAAAAGAATCGGTTCAGTTTTAGTTGAAATTATTATTCCTTCATTTTCTATTACAGCAAGAATAATACCTGGTCTTGAATAATTGCTCATGAAAAGGTATTTTTCATTTTTAATTTCATCACTACTCAAAACTTTGATTTTAAGTATTTTTAGGTTCTTACCTTTAAAAGTTGTATTTGCTCGTGGGTATAATCCTTTTATTTTTTGAGAAATTTCAATTGCCTCATTACCCCAATCAACTCTAAAGTCTGATTTTTCAATCATTCTTGCATAAGTAATTTCTCTTCCAAGGGAAGTTTGTTTTGTTAATTTGGAATTAGTATTTTTATAAATATTTTCTTCGAGAAGTGATGTGGCATTTATAAATAATTTTGCAGATAAAATACTAAGTTTTTCCGATAGTGTTTTTAAATTATCGTCATTACCAATTTTAATTTTGTCTTCTAATAATAAGTCGCCAGTATCTAGTCCCTCATCCATTTTCATAATTCCTACACCAGTAAATTCATCGCCTTTTATTAGTGACCATTGGATCGGGGCTGCGCCACGCCATCTTGGAAGCAATGAAGCATGTGCGTTCCAACATCCAAATTTTGGGATTTCCAATATCTCTTTGGGTAATATTTTCCCGTAAGCTATAACAATAAATAAATCACAAGATAGCGATTTAAGTTCATTTATAAAATGTATATTGTCCCTGATTTTTGCTGGAGTATAAATTTTTATAGATTCTTGCTCGGCAAAGCTTTTAACAGGTGAGGATATTAATTTATTTCCCCTAGATCTTTTCTTATCGGGTTGGCTAACTACTCCAATTACCTCGTGCTTAGATTTAATAAAAATATCAAGGCTCGCAATTGAATATTCAGGTGTTCCCCAGAATATTATTCTCACGCGTCACCAGTTATTGATAATTCATCTACCCATATATGTGGAGAAATTCCACTTGTTGTTACTTCTTGGTTTGATTCAATATTTACTATATTCTTCAAAAGATATTTGATATCGCCCGCAACAGTAGCAGATTCTATTGAGATTTTTTTACCATTTTTATAGAGCCATCCATCAAATGGAAGAGAGAATGAACCTTGACTTGCCCTGACACCTGCATGTATAGCATTTAATTCTTCAATATAAACAAATTCCCCTTCATAAGTTGAGTGATCTAATGATGTTTTTAGATCTGCGTTTTTCTCTGATTTCTCAACTACTATCCAATCAGGAGATACTGAGACTTTTGATCCTAGTCCAGCATGTCCTGTGGGGATTGTTTTAAATATTCTTGCAGTTGATTCAGAATGTATAAAATTTTGAAGTCTCCCTTTGTTAATTAAACATAGTCTTTTGGTAGGAGTTCCCTCTCCATCAAATGGTGATGAAGAAATATTTTTTTCGTGAAGTCCATCATCATAAATATTAAGTGCTTCTGTAGAAAGTTTCTCTCCTATAGAATTTTTATTAGATAAGCTAACTCCATCTAAAATGCTCCTAGCATTAAACATTGAACTAAAGGCATTTATGATCGTTAAAAAAGACTCTGGTGAAAAACATATTAAATATTTATCAGTTTTGATAGATGAATAATTTAAATGAGAAATTGTTTTATTAGAAGCGTCTTTGATACACGACTCTATGTCTATATCTTCAACTCCATATCCAAGTTTTACAGAACCCGAGCTACGAGGTTTCTTATCTTTCTCTTCTGCTCTTGCATATAAATAAAGTGCAGCTTGACTTTTGGTATAGCTCCGAAAGGCACCATCACTATTTGCATAAACTCTCTCATAAAAACTCTCAGAAAGACCATTATACGGAACAGATTTTATGGATTCATGGCTTTCTAATAGTTTTACTTCCGCTTCTCTTAAAAGAGTAAGTAATTTTTTTATTCCAACAGGATTTCTTTTTTTTGAGTCCTTAACTTCAATAGGATCTTTGGCTAGTGGTGAGAATTCTGTTATTTCATTCTTGTTACCAAAATCTGATGCGATATTTGCTTGATTTAGAGCTTTTTTAATGCCAGATTCACTGATATCACTAGTTGTTGTAATACCAACTAAATTAGATTCGTTCCAAACTCTTATAGTTAAAATTTGCTTTTCTGATGCCTTAAGTTGTTTAGCCTCACCTTTATCTACTTGTACAGAATAATCATTAGAAAAGCTTGCACCATAATCCCACTTTTTAAGATTTAGAGAATCTGCAGCTTCAGAGATTTGAATAGTAATTTCTTTTGAATTCATTCCTATCTTCCTCCAACAGTGATTGAATCAACCTTAATATGAGGTTGGCCAACAGTTACATTGACACTTCCACTGATAGATCCACAAAATCCAGGCGCTAATTCGAGGTCATTTCCACACATTGATATTTTTGGCATAACTTCTTTTGCCTCACCAATCAAAGTTGCTCCCTTTACTGGATTAGTTAATTTTCCATTTTTAATAAGATATCCTTCTTCTACTGCAAAATTAAATTGTCCTGTAGCACCTACACTGCCACCACCCATTGATTTGCAGTAAAGACCATCACTAATACTGTTGATTAAATCCTCTTTTGAGTGCTCACCTTTAGCTATATAAGTATTTCTCATTCGTGAAGCTGCAGCAAAAGAATAATTTTGTCTTCTTCCACTTCCTGTTCTTTTATGGCCAGTTCTTAATTCACCTGCCCTGTCAGATATGAATTTTTTTAAAATTCCATCTTTTATAAGAACTGATTTTTCGGGTTCCATACCTTCATCATCTACTGATAATGAACCAAAGGATCCTTCTGAAATTCCTTCGTCTATTGCTGTTACAGATTCATGTGCAATTTTTTCATTCAATTTGTTCTCAAATGGGGTTGTTCCTCTCTCTATTTGAGTCGTTTCAAGTAAATGACCGCAGGCTTCGTGGAATATAACGCCACCAAATTTATTAGCTAATACAACAGGCATTTGTCCCGCATCGACATAATCTGCGTACAACATGTTCATTGAGCTTTCAAATACATCATTAGCTGCTTTTTCGTTATCCCATAATCTGAATTCATGAGGCATTCCTGACGATCCAAATCTTCTACTTCCACTAGATCTATATTGGGCATCACTAGCAATCACGTTGAGTCCAACTGTTTGATGCAACCTAATATCTGAGACATAGGTTCCATCGCTGGAGGCTATAATTACTTCCTGTAGATTTCTAGAGTAACTTCCTTTTCTAGTTATTATTTTATTATTTTTTTTTAGAGACTTCGTGCTGACTAATAGTTTTTCACTTATCTCATGTATAGATGGGACTTCATTAATCCATTTTTTCTTAGATAAACTATAGTCCCTATGTTTATCAAGACCGTTAAATACTTCTATTTTTTTATTATCTGTTATGTCTAACATCTCAATAGCCTGAGATACCGACCTCATCAAGCCATTCTTTGTTAAATCATTTGTACTTACAAAACCATCCTTTTTATCTTTGAAGATTCTAATACCAGCACCTCTTCCAAATGATGGACTTACACTTGTAATGAAATCCTCTTCAGCTAGAACGCTTGAGTTGTCTGTATTCTCTATAAATATTTCTACAAAATCAGCACCAAGTCCAATTCCGTAGAAAATGATTTCTTCTAATAAATCTTTATTGCAACTACCAAAAACGATTTCATTTGATTTGATTTGTGACGAAAGCATATGAGTCTATAAATCTTCTCTGGATTAAAGATTATCTAATCGAAGGTTGGAAATCTTTGCTATCAAGAGGTTTTAATAAGTATAGTCTTAATAGCTGGTAACCGTTTGATAAATATTTAGGTAATTTTTTAAAAGTTTTAGATACTTTATTTCCATCACTGTTTGCAATATCAGAAAGAACCTTATTATTCTCTACTATTTTATCTAATCTGCCATAAAAAGATTTATCATAAACGTCCATTACTACAGGGAAAACTCTAGCTGCAGTTTCATTTGTTTTATTAATAACAAACTGGTCGTAATCTCTGGCATCTAAACCTAAAGAACTGTAGAAATCTTTTTTAATTCCCAAATCCCTTGCATACATAGTTGCAAATACAGCTAATAGAAAGAACCTAGACCATAACTT
Coding sequences within it:
- a CDS encoding TldD/PmbA family protein; translation: MLSSQIKSNEIVFGSCNKDLLEEIIFYGIGLGADFVEIFIENTDNSSVLAEEDFITSVSPSFGRGAGIRIFKDKKDGFVSTNDLTKNGLMRSVSQAIEMLDITDNKKIEVFNGLDKHRDYSLSKKKWINEVPSIHEISEKLLVSTKSLKKNNKIITRKGSYSRNLQEVIIASSDGTYVSDIRLHQTVGLNVIASDAQYRSSGSRRFGSSGMPHEFRLWDNEKAANDVFESSMNMLYADYVDAGQMPVVLANKFGGVIFHEACGHLLETTQIERGTTPFENKLNEKIAHESVTAIDEGISEGSFGSLSVDDEGMEPEKSVLIKDGILKKFISDRAGELRTGHKRTGSGRRQNYSFAAASRMRNTYIAKGEHSKEDLINSISDGLYCKSMGGGSVGATGQFNFAVEEGYLIKNGKLTNPVKGATLIGEAKEVMPKISMCGNDLELAPGFCGSISGSVNVTVGQPHIKVDSITVGGR
- a CDS encoding TldD/PmbA family protein, producing MNSKEITIQISEAADSLNLKKWDYGASFSNDYSVQVDKGEAKQLKASEKQILTIRVWNESNLVGITTTSDISESGIKKALNQANIASDFGNKNEITEFSPLAKDPIEVKDSKKRNPVGIKKLLTLLREAEVKLLESHESIKSVPYNGLSESFYERVYANSDGAFRSYTKSQAALYLYARAEEKDKKPRSSGSVKLGYGVEDIDIESCIKDASNKTISHLNYSSIKTDKYLICFSPESFLTIINAFSSMFNARSILDGVSLSNKNSIGEKLSTEALNIYDDGLHEKNISSSPFDGEGTPTKRLCLINKGRLQNFIHSESTARIFKTIPTGHAGLGSKVSVSPDWIVVEKSEKNADLKTSLDHSTYEGEFVYIEELNAIHAGVRASQGSFSLPFDGWLYKNGKKISIESATVAGDIKYLLKNIVNIESNQEVTTSGISPHIWVDELSITGDA
- the fmt gene encoding methionyl-tRNA formyltransferase, with the translated sequence MRIIFWGTPEYSIASLDIFIKSKHEVIGVVSQPDKKRSRGNKLISSPVKSFAEQESIKIYTPAKIRDNIHFINELKSLSCDLFIVIAYGKILPKEILEIPKFGCWNAHASLLPRWRGAAPIQWSLIKGDEFTGVGIMKMDEGLDTGDLLLEDKIKIGNDDNLKTLSEKLSILSAKLFINATSLLEENIYKNTNSKLTKQTSLGREITYARMIEKSDFRVDWGNEAIEISQKIKGLYPRANTTFKGKNLKILKIKVLSSDEIKNEKYLFMSNYSRPGIILAVIENEGIIISTKTEPILLLEAKLEGKNISSKKQLIQQLKPSVGEYLSD